In Cryptomeria japonica chromosome 10, Sugi_1.0, whole genome shotgun sequence, a genomic segment contains:
- the LOC131042799 gene encoding enoyl-CoA delta isomerase 2, peroxisomal: MLRTSHLSRKGIVFSQATFHSNKNSHCCRAYLQRQGVSWEKTCKTKMCSLERHGKIFLLKFMEENEHRFTPELCSDILSALKTVEQSDARALVTTNDGKFYSNGLDLEWMKEDAATRFPLLLREFERVVYHMMKLNVPTIAAVCGHAAGGGFLFAMAHDYRYMRSDRGFLYNSAVDINVVLPSGSIALQRTKLSPQVFRDVVLKGIKYTGVEGFGAGLVDSLFEGPTQTLEQAMREANVLADKPWEKPAYQGLRMAMYSDAIHKLELDVDQGLHAEDMLKEI; the protein is encoded by the coding sequence ATGCTTCGTACCAGCCACCTCTCACGGAAAGGAATTGTCTTCTCGCAGGCAACTTTTCATTCTAACAAAAACTCCCACTGCTGCAGGGCTTACCTGCAAAGGCAGGGTGTGTCGTGGGAGAAAACCTGCAAGACGAAAATGTGCAGCCTTGAGCGCCACGGAAAGATCTTCCTCCTGAAATTCATGGAGGAAAATGAACACAGGTTCACTCCCGAGCTCTGCTCCGACATTCTTTCAGCCCTGAAAACAGTTGAACAGTCGGACGCCAGAGCCCTTGTCACCACTAATGATGGCAAGTTTTACTCAAACGGATTAGACTTGGAGTGGATGAAAGAAGACGCTGCCACAAGATTCCCCCTTCTCCTTAGAGAATTCGAGAGAGTCGTATATCATATGATGAAATTGAATGTGCCCACCATTGCGGCCGTGTGTGGCCATGCGGCGGGTGGAGGGTTTCTGTTTGCCATGGCACACGACTACAGATACATGAGGTCTGATCGTGGCTTCCTCTACAACAGCGCCGTCGACATAAATGTTGTGCTTCCGTCAGGGTCTATTGCTCTGCAGCGGACCAAGCTCTCTCCTCAGGTTTTCAGGGACGTCGTTTTGAAGGGCATTAAGTACACGGGAGTTGAAGGGTTTGGCGCTGGCTTAGTTGATTCCCTCTTCGAAGGTCCCACTCAAACCCTAGAGCAGGCGATGAGAGAAGCTAATGTCTTGGCGGACAAACCCTGGGAGAAGCCCGCTTATCAGGGGCTCAGGATGGCCATGTATTCAGATGCAATTCACAAGCTGGAGCTTGATGTGGATCAGGGTTTGCATGCTGAAGATATGCTCAAAGAAATCTAG